Part of the Nostoc sp. ATCC 53789 genome, CGATTTTAGCTAAAAGTCATTAGTCATTGGTCATTAGTCATTGGTCATTGGTCATTAGTTAAAAATAAATTCAAATGACAAAGGCCAACTGACTAATGACAAAAGACAAAAGACAAAGGAAAAAAGATGGATTTTAGTACTGCTCTACCTACTTTTGTAATAACGCTCCGAGAAGGAGTAGAAGCTGCCCTAGTTGTTGGTATTGTGCTAGCTTTGCTAAAAAAAGCTAAACAATCCCGACTCAACTCTTGGGTATATGCTGGTATCGGCGTTGGCATTGTTGTCAGTGCTTTTATAGGTGTGCTATTCAGTTGGGTAATTCAAATATTGGGAGCAGCGAATCCTCAATACACCTCGGTAGTTGAGCCAGCCTTGGAAGGTGTATTTAGCGTATTAGCGATCGCAATGCTGAGTTGGATGCTAATCTGGATGACTAAACAAGCCAGATTCATGAAAGCTACGGTTGAAGGAGCAGTAACACAAGCGCTGACACAAAACTCAAATGCTGGCTGGGGTGTTTTTACTTTAATTTTAATTGCCGTTGTCCGTGAAGGCTTTGAAACTGTTCTGTTTGTTGCTGCTAATTTTCAACAGGGATTAATGCCAGCATTGGGTGCTATTGCTGGTTTAGTAGCAGCAACAGCCATTGGAGTGCTGCTATTTAAATGGGGTGTCAAAATTAACATCCGCCAGTTTTTTCAGGTAATGGGCGTTTTCTTAGTGTTGATTGTGGCTGGGTTGGTAGTTTCAAGCTTGAAACACTTTGACGAAGCTGTGGCTAACCTTGCCCTTAGCAGTCGTTCCACAGAAAGCTTTTGTTTCTATTACGAACGTTTTACAAAAGTCCACTCCTGTATTTTGGGGCCAATGGTTTCAAATACTTCCACAATCTTGCCTGACGAACAGTTTCCGGGCATTATTCTCAAATCTTTATTTGGTTACAGAGATAATCTCTATCTTGTGCAAGCAGTGGGATATGTGACGTTCTTGCTCACTATTGGAGGACTGTATTTCCGCAGCCTTGGGGGTGCTTCTCCCGAAAGTAAAAAAAATATCCCCTTTGGTCAAAAACCAATTAGTTCTGCAAAAGATTAAAAGCACAAACAACTAGAACCCCGACTTATTTAATAAGTCGGGGTTCTGAAGCCTTACAATTTTCACAAATTAAATTAAATAAGATTACTATAGGAATCATATTTGATTTCTGAAAAAATCTCGGTAGTCTTGTAATGGACTATCTAGGCTAAAATGTTGCAAAAAAATTTTAGGTTGGGTGGAGGCTTTGCGTAACCCAACATCCTAATATGTGTTGGGTTGCGCTCCGCTCCACCCAACCTACGTCTAATCCTGATTGAAGACCACCAATTTTTCAATTTGGTGGGAGTGCAAAAACACCGATTATTCAGACGCTCGCGGACTCGCTATATATTTAATTCAACTAAGTTCCCTGTGCTGCAAACAACACTTGCTTAAGTTGCTGACAAGCTTTTTCAATTGCATCTATACTACCTGGATTCACCAAACCATAATAATCAAACATATAAACTCGGTTATTTTTAGTTGCTTGTAGTTGCTGCCAAAAAGCTTCCTTCTTCAGTGAATCCAAAAGTACTGCTTCCGAATTCCCTTGTGGGGGATTAACCAAAATTATCACCTCTGGATTTGCTTCTAAAACTTTCTCAGCAGAAAGCGTCACATAACCACCAATTGGACTTTTTCCTTGTAAATCTGCTGCTATGTTTTTCGCTTGAAATTTTGCCAACAAATCCCCTGCCCAACTATTTTTATTCGGCGCTAAGATTGGTTGACGACTAACCAGCGCTAGAGTAGAAAAACCCTGAGTTGGCTTTTCTGGCAAGAAAGTTTTATAACGATTTAACAAAGGCAGAGGATCGGCATCAATTTTTTTAGCAAGGGTTTTAGTAAGTTCTTCTAGAGATTCCCAGTTATTCACCTTAGTAAGAAAGGTATTAATTCCTAGCTGCTGAAGTTTTTGAATTGGGATGTTAGAAAAACCTTCTGCACCAATAACTAAATCTGGTTTGAGTGCTACTATTTTCTCTAAATTGGGCGGGCTTTGTCCTTCACTAACACGGGGAATATCTTTGAATTTTGAGTCATTCTTAAATAATTTACTACCAGTGATTCCGACAATTTTGCTTGAATTAAGTCGAGAGATAATATCCGCAGAAAGAGAAGAAAGAGCAACAACTCTTTTTACCGATCCTGTTGGTAGTTGTTGAGAATTTGCGTTTATTGTCTCAGTAGGGTTTGTGACTTTTATTTGTGACTGCTGAGTGGTTGCAGTCGTGCAAGCAGCTAAAACTATACTCATCAAAAGTGCTAAAGCAGATAAGAGCCAACGACGATGCATATTAAAATTCCTTCTAGGGTAAGAATTGTATAAGAAGCATACTCAGCAACACATTCAAAAATCGTTAATGTAGCTTTTAGCAATATAGCTATAAAGTAGCAAACTAGATCAACGAAGCCAGAGATTGAAAAGATGTGGCTAATGACAAGAGCTAAAAGTCAACCTATTCTTGTTTCAAAAAAACTACTGGCTTTGGCAGAATTTCACTAACTAAGGTAGAGGCGCAATCTACCCAATAGTAGACTAAACTTGCTTTGTATTCAGATGTTTTATACTTCCTTATATGCGTTTATGTCTTTATAAAAAAATGCGGCAACACAAATAGGGCTTAGGCAGTCTTGAAAAAATAGGTTTTAAACCCTTGCTGCTTACTTATATAATTCGATACACGTTACCTACAATTATCTAAATTGGGGTCGATGATTATTGTGTCCATCTACTGGTAGATATGTCTAACCATCCTTTAAGCGTTGCAAGATCAACATTATTTTGGCGGCGTATATTTGCTGTTCTTTTCACTACTAGTTCGTTGCTACCCAATTTTGGAACCGAACCAGCAAGCGCACAAGTAACCCAATATTGTCAGTTATCATCGCCGGCGGCGAAAGAAAAAGAAAACTTACGTTTATCAGCTCTTAAAGGCAATCAAGATGCCCAAACCCGCTACCAAAACTTACTAAAAAAACAGGCACAGGAATTACAGCAGTGCCGCACTCGCACTTGGCCACAAATCCAAGCTGTCTGGTTACGCTTGTATCCCTGTGACATTCAGCCAGGAATAATCGACCAGATTATGGATCGGATTGTCAACCGTGGCTATAATCAGGTTTATTTGGAAGTATTTTACGACGGACAGGTATTATTGCCAGCAAAAGCTAACCCGACGGCTTGGCCTTCTATAATTCGCACTCCAGGGACAGAAAACATCGATATACTCGCCACAGCAATTCAAAAAGGTCGGCAACGTGGTTTGAAAGTCTACGCCTGGATGTTTACTAACAATTTCGGCTATACTTACGCCCAGCGACGAGATAGAGAAAGTGCGATCGCTCGCAATGGCAAAGGTCAAACGAGCCTATATGTGGTAGATAATGGCTCTCAAGTATTTATCGACCCCTACAACTCGCAAGCAAAAAGCGATTACAACCAATTAGTAAAAGAAGTTTTACGTCGTCGTCCAGATGGCTTGCTATTAGACTACGTGCGCTATCCCCGACAAGCAGGAAGTGATTCCATCGCCACCAAAGTTTCAGATTTATGGCTATTTAGTCCTGCAATTCAAGAAGCTTTATTTAAACGGGCACTGAATTACAAAGGACTGGACTTAATTCGACGCTATTTGAGCAAGGGATATGTCACCGCCGGAGATATCGCGGAAATTGATAAACTTTATCCCCAGGAAGGGGAACCTCTCTGGCAAGGACGCATTCCCCCAGCAGCGCAAAAATCAATTCTGTCTGCAACCGACAGACAACCACTTTTGCAATGGGAATTGTGGCAGCTAGCAGTTGCTCACGCCATGCAAGGAATTCTAGATTTTGTCAATATAGCCAGTTACCCAGCAAAGCAGCAAGGAGTTTCCACGGGAGTAGTGTTTTTCCCTGATGGCAACCAAACTGTAGGACAAGGGTATGATTCTCGCTTACAACCTTGGGATCGCTTCCCCACTACATTAGAGTGGCATCCCATGTCTTATGGGAATTGCGGTAATGTCACTTGTATTGTGGCGCAAGTGCAACGGGTTTTGAGTATGACAAAACCAGGTACAAAAGTGGTTCCAGCTTTAGCCGGCAAATGGGGAGAATCGGTTAGTAATCGTCCATCCCTAGAAGTGCAAATGCAGGCACTCCGACAATTTGCGCCCCAACTAAAGGGAGTTAGCCATTTTGCCTATTCTTGGCAATATCCTGAGAATGATAACGATCGCAAATTTTGTCGCATTCGTTAAATAGCAAAGGGTCAATTTCGCCAATCACCTAATTGTGTCGTCAGGAAATAGCGTACATGATCTACAAATGATGGGCCCCAATTGTGGGTTCCATGTCCCATCCCAGGAACAACATAACAGTCACCATCAGCAAAGCGCCTAGCGCAAGCACGAGCATCTTTAATGTTCACAATGCGATCGCTAGCGCCCACCAAAAAGCGAACCCGACGCGGAGGCTTTACCCGCTCAATATAAGTCATGGGGTTGCACGCCTGAGCATACTCATCAGGGTATTTCAGATTTTTAGCTAATTGTAAAAGCTTAACTACAGGTTTTAGATTCGGTTGCACTCGATCCAGCACTGCTTCTGCGATTCCACCCAAGGGTGAAGCTGCTAAATCTGGCAAAACCAAGTAACCCCAACTTTTGGCAAAAGACTGGAGATCGGCATGACCGATCGTACCCAATAACCGTTCCCCAATACCATCAGCAGTAAAGGCATAAGCGGCTTGTAAAACTCCCATACTGACACCGAATAATGCTAATCGATTACCAAGGACATAGCGATCGCCACAAAAGTCACGGACTCTGGCAATATCAGCCGCAGTCCGGTGAAATAAGCACAAAAGTAACTCAGTATCAAATGAGATACCCCTGTCGATTAAAGGTTTAATCTCATGGTCTGCGATCGCTGTGAAGGTACGTACCAAGCTGCGCTCACCAGCCAAGGGTGTATCGAATAAAGCTACAGCTATACCCATTTGGGTCAGCGTCGATACGATGAAGCCGTTCCAGCTATAGGGGGCGGTCATTCCTTGCAAACCAATCACCAAAGGCGTATCCTTTGCAGATTGATTATGTGGCAGAAAAACAGCAACCGGAAAACCGCTTAATCGTTCATCAATATCAGCTACCCCAGTATAAGAAAAAGGCTCGTGAAACCAATA contains:
- a CDS encoding ABC transporter substrate-binding protein gives rise to the protein MHRRWLLSALALLMSIVLAACTTATTQQSQIKVTNPTETINANSQQLPTGSVKRVVALSSLSADIISRLNSSKIVGITGSKLFKNDSKFKDIPRVSEGQSPPNLEKIVALKPDLVIGAEGFSNIPIQKLQQLGINTFLTKVNNWESLEELTKTLAKKIDADPLPLLNRYKTFLPEKPTQGFSTLALVSRQPILAPNKNSWAGDLLAKFQAKNIAADLQGKSPIGGYVTLSAEKVLEANPEVIILVNPPQGNSEAVLLDSLKKEAFWQQLQATKNNRVYMFDYYGLVNPGSIDAIEKACQQLKQVLFAAQGT
- a CDS encoding family 10 glycosylhydrolase, which gives rise to MSNHPLSVARSTLFWRRIFAVLFTTSSLLPNFGTEPASAQVTQYCQLSSPAAKEKENLRLSALKGNQDAQTRYQNLLKKQAQELQQCRTRTWPQIQAVWLRLYPCDIQPGIIDQIMDRIVNRGYNQVYLEVFYDGQVLLPAKANPTAWPSIIRTPGTENIDILATAIQKGRQRGLKVYAWMFTNNFGYTYAQRRDRESAIARNGKGQTSLYVVDNGSQVFIDPYNSQAKSDYNQLVKEVLRRRPDGLLLDYVRYPRQAGSDSIATKVSDLWLFSPAIQEALFKRALNYKGLDLIRRYLSKGYVTAGDIAEIDKLYPQEGEPLWQGRIPPAAQKSILSATDRQPLLQWELWQLAVAHAMQGILDFVNIASYPAKQQGVSTGVVFFPDGNQTVGQGYDSRLQPWDRFPTTLEWHPMSYGNCGNVTCIVAQVQRVLSMTKPGTKVVPALAGKWGESVSNRPSLEVQMQALRQFAPQLKGVSHFAYSWQYPENDNDRKFCRIR
- a CDS encoding alpha/beta hydrolase yields the protein MPIYGPDAINFDGVNGHRYWFHEPFSYTGVADIDERLSGFPVAVFLPHNQSAKDTPLVIGLQGMTAPYSWNGFIVSTLTQMGIAVALFDTPLAGERSLVRTFTAIADHEIKPLIDRGISFDTELLLCLFHRTAADIARVRDFCGDRYVLGNRLALFGVSMGVLQAAYAFTADGIGERLLGTIGHADLQSFAKSWGYLVLPDLAASPLGGIAEAVLDRVQPNLKPVVKLLQLAKNLKYPDEYAQACNPMTYIERVKPPRRVRFLVGASDRIVNIKDARACARRFADGDCYVVPGMGHGTHNWGPSFVDHVRYFLTTQLGDWRN
- a CDS encoding FTR1 family protein, translating into MDFSTALPTFVITLREGVEAALVVGIVLALLKKAKQSRLNSWVYAGIGVGIVVSAFIGVLFSWVIQILGAANPQYTSVVEPALEGVFSVLAIAMLSWMLIWMTKQARFMKATVEGAVTQALTQNSNAGWGVFTLILIAVVREGFETVLFVAANFQQGLMPALGAIAGLVAATAIGVLLFKWGVKINIRQFFQVMGVFLVLIVAGLVVSSLKHFDEAVANLALSSRSTESFCFYYERFTKVHSCILGPMVSNTSTILPDEQFPGIILKSLFGYRDNLYLVQAVGYVTFLLTIGGLYFRSLGGASPESKKNIPFGQKPISSAKD